The genomic window CTCTCATGCAAGTAAGATCTGCCTGCAGTCTTGTAAAGCCAGTGTGGGCCACTCTTCCTCtctttgatgaaataaaaatattttcaaaacagctCACCAGGGTTTGCACAGCACTCTTATACTTCTTTGGGGCCTTTTTGTCAACATGAATACAGTAAAGGTTTTGAGGCACATAAATAGACCTGAGCAGCTGCACAAACATAGCCAGGTCCTTGTGAGTAGTTACGATATATGCCAAAGAGAAATTGCCCTCTTCTGCAGACAAGGGTCTGGTTATGAAATGCACCTCCTGGGAAATCCTGGAGCAGTTTCCTGGTGTGCGCAAGTGAGCAAGTATTTGAGAACCGTGAGGGTTTTTACAAAAAGTTGCAATTTGAGGGGCGGCCTCTTTCCCTTCAGATAAAGCTGAACACAGTTCATCTGGATAAAAGCCACATTCCACCGCTGCGGGATAGGTGGACTCCTCGGGTTCCTCCGGAGGTGGATCccttaaataaaggaaaatgcacACGCACACGGCTGTGCACACGAGGAGTCCGGGCTTCGTGGCCCGCAGCTGGCTCATGTCTTCAGCTCCAGGTGCCTTCTTATCACCACCGCTTGAATTTCTTTCCCTCTAGGCTTCCTAGGAGAACAACAGACAGATTCAGGGTGGCATAACTCTCCCCCAGCCTGCCGCTTTGCCGAAGTACACGTATTTAAAGCACCAAGTGTGCTCAGCTTTGTAGACGTACGTGCCCGCGAAACCATCACCGCTATCGCCAGGACacatgtccccccccccgccccccccagagATTTCTTGTGCCCCTTTCACTCCACCCGCCTTGCACCCTGTCTCTGGGCAGTCTctgtgccctctctgtctctgtacaTCAGCTGCGTGGTCTGGAACCATATAAACAGAGTTGTAGACTGTACTTTTTGCCTCTTTTCACTTTGGGTAATGATTTTGAGATTTCATGCAGCTCATTAGATTTGTGACCATTCTTTCCTCCTTATTGCTGTGCAGTACGCTGTCTGTCCCGTGGGCAGGCGACAGTccgtttatctgttcatctgtggAAGGACACGGAATTGCTCCCACTGTTGGGATATGACGAGGTGCCGTAAGCTTTCGTGCGCGAGTCTTTGTACGGacgttttgtttctgtgtttcaaTAACTCTTCCAAAAGGGATAGTCCTTAGTACCAAAATGTAATGGTTGCTGGTTAGGTGACTTGCTGACGCAGAATTAACAGCAGTGCGTTCAGATTATTGAAATATATCAGCCTTTGGGAAAACTGAAAAGGTAGCCGCAAAACGTggtttacaaaagtaaaaagatCTGCCGTGGTTCTTTGGTTTATTGGCCAGCGCGTATTCACCCGTACGTAACGTGGTGTCAGAACTGAGTACAGCCATCCTGGAGGGACTCGGGCCACACACGGCACTCGGTGAGTAGCTGTTTACCATACATAACGCTACTGTGGATCTCTTCACATTTACTGACTTCACAGAAAATCCTGATGACTGCTTCACCAACCTCATAATTATGAGGTTGCTTGATTAAGGCTTTCTTTTGGCACAGTAGGGTGATTAGTGGAAGGATGTTCTCTTCCTTTTAAACACAATTCTAAATTAGGAGCGATGGCAGTTTTACAAAAATAGCCCTTAGTAGAAACTTCTGGAATGTTAAATGAGCAGGCTTTCGGGGTGATGTTAACAGGACCTGCGTTTTTGCTTCCCTGGGGGcaaatacctaagagtggaacTGCCGACTGCTGTCCAGAGTGGTTGTGCTGTTTCACTTGCCCGCAGCAGTGGGAGAGCTCCAGCAGCTCTGTATCCTCGCCCGTGCTTGGCGTGgtcagatttattcattttaaccattctgataggtatatGGTGCTGATTCACTGCGGTTtcactttgcatttccctgatgtctcaggatgttgagcatgttttcatgtgttacTGCCCTTAACGTtggcaggttaaaaaaaatctcaaatacttATTTTGGACGTGAATAGTGTCCTGTTCTACGTTATGCAGACTTCATTTTATGCTGTTATCCTGTATCATTTTATAACTCTTTCCAGTAAAGGAAGCAATATATCAAGAGAATTTGTTCATCACAGAATTTGATTTGTTGAAACGAGTTTATGAATTTTTTAGAGAAGGCTTCCTTGATTAAAAACAAGATGTCTTTACCTGATAAAATTATTTGGTAATAATTTAGTTGCCTTTCTGGGGTCCTGTAG from Neofelis nebulosa isolate mNeoNeb1 chromosome 9, mNeoNeb1.pri, whole genome shotgun sequence includes these protein-coding regions:
- the LOC131485979 gene encoding beta-1,3-galactosyl-O-glycosyl-glycoprotein beta-1,6-N-acetylglucosaminyltransferase 7-like isoform X6, giving the protein MSQLRATKPGLLVCTAVCVCIFLYLRDPPPEEPEESTYPAAVECGFYPDELCSALSEGKEAAPQIATFCKNPHGSQILAHLRTPGNCSRISQEVHFITRPLSAEEGNFSLAYIVTTHKDLAMFVQLLRSIYVPQNLYCIHVDKKAPKKYKSAVQTLVSCFENIFISSKRGRVAHTGFTRLQADLTCMRDLVRSKFQWNYVLNLCGHDFPIKTNKEIIRYIRSKWTDKNITPGVIQPPNVTSETSGSRLEFTPEGSIYGSPNRRFKDEPPHNLTIYFGSAYYVLTRKFVEFVLTDIRAKDLLQWSRDVQSPEQHYWVTLNRLKDAPGATPDAVWEGDIRAIKWRNEEGSVHDGCKGPKSEDNDSKNCTSYPI